A genomic region of Rhipicephalus sanguineus isolate Rsan-2018 chromosome 1, BIME_Rsan_1.4, whole genome shotgun sequence contains the following coding sequences:
- the LOC119379017 gene encoding uncharacterized protein LOC119379017, with translation MIPVVLFALFAGAFSASVSDANRYIDQVLGYQMADLMRRNRLDPLAVAPYFTNLGKPGTLSAQMRIVNVTGLGQIRRQGDCGRPGSSGPGRVTVGCNVVLDRITVSATSDLSYAGSATRRVGTRADFATNHALVEVTSTLGGQPTVNFRLLRPPTARVYFTGLRDLPLYQVIEKGYEQEFSRLLQTQLSGPYLTNLGHACRAVPFPR, from the exons ATGATTCCAGTCGTCCTCTTCGCTCTTTTCGCCG GGGCCTTCAGTGCCAGCGTCAGCGATGCCAACCGCTACATCGACCAGGTGCTCGGTTACCAAATGGCCGATCTCATGCGTCGAAACAGGCTGGATCCACTCGCAGTGGCTCCTTACTTCACCAACCTGGGCAAGCCTGGCACTCTAAGCGCACAGATGCGCATCGTCAACGTCACCGGTCTGGGGCAGATCCGGCGTCAAGGCGACTGCGGCCGGCCCGGATCATCTGGACCCGGTCGAGTCACCGTCGGCTGCAACGTCGTCCTCGACCGCATTACCGTGAGCGCCACTTCCGACTTGAGTTACGCGGGCAGCGCCACCCGGCGCGTTGGAACTCGGGCTGACTTTGCCACCAACCACGCGCTGGTCGAGGTGACGTCCACGCTTGGCGGCCAGCCCACGGTCAACTTCAGGTTGCTCAGGCCACCCACCGCTCGTGTTTACTTCACCGGACTCAGGGACTTGCCCCTGTACCAGGTCATTGAGAAGGGCTACGAGCAAGAGTTCTCTCGTCTCCTTCAGACACAGCTCTCGGGGCCCTACCTCACCAACCTTGGTCACGCCTGCCGGGCCGTCCCCTTCCCACGTTAG